One genomic window of Candidatus Bathyarchaeota archaeon includes the following:
- a CDS encoding aspartate aminotransferase family protein — protein MQKDYASKTVKSKQLHERAKHVLPAGVSYFIRYFEPYPFYVDWAKGSKIRDIDGNIYIDFWMGHYTHILGHNPSNIKEAVKAQIERGTHYGVCHELEIAMAEQVVKMVPSAQMVRFCSSGTEAAIYATRLARSYTGKSKIIKFEGGWHGGYDALHLAVKPPFDMPESDGLTEGALKDTIVAPFNDLQETKRKIKNQEFAAVIVEPVLGAGGCIPAEKEFLKGLKELCVQKGALLIFDEIITGFRLAPGGGQQYYGVIPDITLLGKILGGGFPIGAVVGRKDIMERMDPLLFERPSFSFQGGTFTANPVSLSAGLAMLRTLEDGKIINKLNIEGRRVKRGLEGVFERSNIDAKVHCAGSLFHVHFTKEHVKNTAVAFKTDRKKLEEYHMALIENGVFFLPKKSGAISNAHSKEDLEKLLAETERYAKNYSSS, from the coding sequence ATGCAAAAAGATTATGCTTCGAAAACTGTTAAATCAAAGCAACTTCATGAACGTGCCAAGCATGTTTTGCCTGCAGGCGTATCGTACTTCATCCGCTACTTTGAGCCATACCCTTTTTATGTTGATTGGGCAAAAGGGAGCAAAATAAGAGACATAGATGGCAACATTTACATAGACTTCTGGATGGGCCACTATACACATATTCTGGGGCATAATCCCTCGAACATAAAAGAAGCCGTTAAGGCGCAGATTGAACGCGGAACACATTATGGTGTGTGTCATGAACTCGAAATTGCTATGGCAGAGCAAGTGGTCAAGATGGTGCCAAGCGCTCAAATGGTACGGTTTTGCAGCTCTGGCACTGAAGCTGCAATATATGCCACTAGGCTTGCACGTTCTTATACTGGAAAAAGCAAAATCATCAAGTTTGAGGGTGGCTGGCATGGTGGATATGACGCGTTACATTTGGCTGTTAAACCTCCTTTTGACATGCCAGAATCGGACGGCCTAACAGAAGGTGCATTGAAAGACACAATAGTTGCGCCATTCAACGACTTACAAGAAACAAAGCGAAAAATCAAAAATCAAGAATTTGCTGCAGTTATAGTTGAGCCCGTTCTCGGTGCGGGAGGATGCATACCAGCCGAGAAAGAATTTTTGAAAGGTTTGAAGGAGCTTTGCGTCCAAAAGGGCGCGTTGTTAATTTTTGATGAAATTATTACTGGGTTTAGGTTGGCGCCTGGTGGGGGTCAGCAATATTATGGTGTGATTCCTGACATTACACTACTTGGCAAGATTTTAGGAGGAGGCTTTCCAATAGGCGCAGTAGTTGGCAGAAAGGATATTATGGAAAGGATGGATCCGCTGCTTTTTGAAAGGCCCAGTTTTTCATTTCAAGGTGGAACTTTCACTGCAAACCCTGTATCGTTGAGTGCTGGATTAGCGATGCTTAGAACCTTAGAGGATGGTAAAATAATTAATAAGCTTAACATTGAAGGAAGAAGGGTTAAAAGAGGACTTGAGGGCGTTTTTGAGAGAAGCAATATTGACGCTAAAGTTCACTGTGCAGGCTCGCTGTTTCATGTGCATTTCACCAAAGAACATGTGAAAAATACAGCCGTTGCCTTCAAAACTGATAGAAAAAAACTTGAAGAATATCACATGGCCTTAATTGAGAATGGCGTTTTCTTCTTACCCAAGAAAAGTGGGGCTATAAGCAACGCTCATTCCAAAGAAGATTTAGAGAAGCTTTTGGCAGAGACTGAGAGATATGCGAAGAATTATAGCAGTAGTTAG
- a CDS encoding DNA-binding protein translates to MKIVESKIEKAVFARFFENEDLLETIALAAKHSNVNSGFFFLIGTLKKAVLGYYKEGKYIPIEKTGPLEIVSCIGNISVKEKAELVVHGHIVVSDVDANAFGGHVLPGCLVDATAELVLIAAESGSLTRELDPQRNLHLWSL, encoded by the coding sequence ATGAAAATTGTTGAATCCAAAATCGAAAAGGCGGTTTTTGCTAGATTCTTTGAAAATGAGGATTTGCTTGAGACTATTGCTTTGGCAGCTAAGCATAGTAATGTTAACTCCGGCTTCTTTTTCCTTATAGGCACATTGAAAAAGGCAGTTTTGGGTTACTACAAAGAAGGGAAGTATATACCTATTGAAAAAACTGGTCCTTTGGAAATAGTGTCGTGTATAGGAAACATTTCCGTCAAAGAAAAGGCTGAACTTGTTGTTCATGGGCATATAGTGGTCAGTGACGTCGATGCCAATGCTTTTGGTGGTCATGTTTTACCAGGATGTTTAGTTGATGCAACGGCTGAGCTTGTATTAATTGCGGCGGAAAGCGGATCCCTTACAAGGGAACTTGATCCACAGAGAAATCTCCACTTATGGTCCCTGTAG
- a CDS encoding ATP-dependent DNA ligase yields MPTLFRTLAELCEKLESTTKRKAMVNWVALFILQLETEEIEPAISMLMGRVFPRCDQRVLEISWMTISTTIRKITNIDNNMFSQAFSKTGDLGDATRIIFEEGKIRKQAMLFQKQLTILEVQRTFEAIAEATGTGSREKKERLLETLLGSATPLEAKYVVKVLIGEMRTGFHEGLMELTVAQAFNIPFGVVQTASMLTGDIGKVATIAKFKGKEGLLKLELEVFRPVKPMLAQTAATVAEALEEHDGQTALEYKLDGARIQIHKSGNAVKIFSRRLKDVTESLPEIVELIQSEVKANEAILEGEVIAVGKNGSPMPFQHLMRRFRRIRKIQFTAEKIPVKLYLFDALYINGQSFINETYTQRRKKLTNVIRTIPLTKQIVTQNIRVAEKFLEEAIEAGHEGLMAKRVDSLYTPGVRGKRWFKIKKVLEFLDLVIVAAEYGYGRRHGWLSNYYLAARDIKSGELLIVGKTFKGLTDAEIIRMTQRLKELTIKDERYKIIVVPKIVVEVAYNEIQRSPKYKCGMALRFARITRIRDDKNLEEGDTIQKVREIYEQQFERKSGM; encoded by the coding sequence ATGCCAACATTATTCCGAACTCTAGCAGAGCTTTGCGAAAAGCTAGAGTCAACAACAAAACGTAAGGCTATGGTCAACTGGGTTGCTTTATTCATTCTACAACTTGAAACCGAGGAGATTGAACCCGCAATATCAATGCTTATGGGTAGAGTCTTTCCAAGATGCGATCAACGTGTTTTAGAAATTAGTTGGATGACCATTAGCACAACAATACGAAAAATAACCAATATTGACAACAACATGTTTTCTCAAGCCTTTAGTAAAACTGGTGATTTAGGCGACGCGACCAGAATTATATTCGAAGAAGGCAAAATTAGGAAACAAGCTATGCTTTTCCAAAAGCAATTAACAATACTTGAAGTGCAGCGTACTTTCGAAGCCATCGCAGAGGCAACGGGAACTGGCTCAAGAGAAAAGAAAGAAAGACTGCTTGAAACACTGCTAGGTTCAGCAACACCGCTCGAGGCTAAATACGTCGTGAAAGTTTTAATTGGCGAAATGCGGACTGGTTTCCACGAAGGCTTAATGGAGCTTACAGTAGCACAAGCATTCAACATCCCGTTTGGCGTTGTTCAAACAGCAAGTATGCTTACAGGCGACATTGGCAAAGTTGCCACTATAGCAAAGTTCAAAGGAAAAGAAGGCTTGTTGAAACTAGAACTCGAAGTTTTCAGACCAGTAAAACCTATGTTGGCCCAGACAGCTGCAACGGTTGCTGAAGCTTTAGAGGAGCATGACGGACAGACCGCGTTAGAATACAAGTTGGATGGAGCCCGTATTCAAATTCACAAGTCAGGAAACGCTGTGAAAATTTTCAGTCGGCGATTGAAAGACGTAACAGAAAGCCTCCCGGAAATCGTTGAACTTATCCAAAGTGAGGTTAAGGCAAACGAAGCCATTCTAGAAGGCGAGGTCATCGCTGTTGGTAAAAATGGAAGTCCTATGCCTTTTCAACATTTAATGAGGCGTTTCAGGCGAATCCGTAAAATTCAATTCACAGCTGAAAAAATTCCAGTTAAGCTTTACCTATTTGATGCACTATATATTAATGGTCAAAGCTTCATTAATGAAACCTACACACAGCGAAGAAAAAAACTAACCAACGTCATACGGACAATCCCTCTAACGAAACAAATTGTCACTCAAAATATCAGAGTAGCTGAAAAATTTTTAGAAGAAGCCATCGAAGCTGGACACGAAGGTTTGATGGCGAAAAGAGTTGACAGCCTCTATACACCGGGAGTTCGTGGAAAAAGATGGTTTAAAATTAAAAAGGTTCTTGAGTTTCTAGACTTGGTTATAGTTGCGGCAGAGTATGGATATGGACGTAGGCATGGTTGGCTTTCAAACTACTATCTTGCTGCTCGAGACATAAAGAGTGGCGAATTGTTGATTGTAGGAAAGACTTTCAAAGGTTTAACTGACGCTGAAATCATCAGAATGACCCAACGACTAAAAGAGTTGACTATCAAAGATGAAAGGTACAAAATTATTGTTGTGCCAAAAATAGTGGTAGAGGTTGCTTATAATGAAATTCAAAGAAGCCCAAAATACAAATGTGGCATGGCTCTTCGTTTTGCCAGAATTACTCGAATTCGCGATGACAAAAACCTTGAAGAGGGGGATACTATACAGAAAGTTAGAGAAATTTACGAGCAGCAATTTGAGCGAAAAAGTGGCATGTAG
- a CDS encoding molybdenum cofactor guanylyltransferase: protein MSAVVVAGGISKRFGQDKGSIKLDKKPLVLHVLDKLTAVVDEVVVVVSSEMQERKFAEIIKQKARIVIDKTYVQSPLNGALTGFETIQSEYTLLLACDTPFLSSKILNFVLDVCINKNAAIPRWPNDDIEPLHAAYHAETAAKAAEIALENGKLDMRSMIENMQNIRYISAIVLREFDPKLTTFFNINTPSDLEKAEAMIKRHTY from the coding sequence ATGTCTGCGGTTGTCGTTGCTGGAGGGATTTCCAAGCGTTTTGGACAGGATAAAGGTTCGATTAAATTGGATAAAAAACCCTTGGTTCTTCACGTGTTGGATAAGCTTACTGCAGTAGTTGATGAAGTCGTTGTAGTTGTAAGTTCGGAAATGCAAGAGAGAAAATTCGCTGAAATAATCAAGCAAAAAGCCCGCATTGTAATAGACAAAACGTATGTCCAATCGCCCCTAAATGGCGCTTTAACTGGCTTCGAAACTATTCAAAGTGAATACACATTACTACTTGCGTGCGACACACCTTTTTTATCTTCCAAAATACTCAACTTCGTCTTGGACGTGTGCATAAACAAGAATGCGGCAATTCCAAGATGGCCAAACGACGACATTGAACCCTTACACGCAGCCTACCATGCTGAAACGGCAGCTAAAGCCGCAGAAATCGCCCTAGAAAATGGAAAACTAGACATGCGTTCCATGATAGAAAACATGCAGAATATCCGGTATATCTCCGCGATAGTTCTTCGAGAGTTTGACCCAAAACTCACGACATTCTTTAATATCAACACACCCAGCGACTTGGAAAAGGCAGAAGCAATGATAAAACGCCACACTTATTAG
- the cofE gene encoding coenzyme F420-0:L-glutamate ligase codes for MRTIKITPITGLPIIRKGDKLSTLICNAAENQGTPIQNGDIIVITHVIVSRAEGSTINLDTIEPSHFAKAIAQKSHKDPALVEVVLREAESIIRMHNGSLITLTRHGFICANSGVDKSNVPGGRTVALLPKDPDESARQIRQEIEKETEKTVAVIISDTHGRPLRDGEINIAIGIAGLIPIRDRRGEKDLFNYVLKVKRTAIADELASAAELVIGQADEAIPVAIMRGYSYQKSEKATAKDMLRPLEKEFFL; via the coding sequence ATGAGAACTATTAAAATAACTCCTATAACAGGACTGCCAATAATCAGAAAAGGAGACAAACTATCCACACTAATCTGCAACGCTGCTGAAAACCAAGGAACTCCAATTCAAAATGGCGACATAATCGTAATCACCCATGTGATAGTCTCTCGTGCAGAGGGCAGCACCATCAATCTCGACACTATAGAACCTTCTCACTTTGCTAAAGCCATTGCTCAAAAAAGCCATAAAGATCCTGCACTCGTAGAAGTCGTTCTAAGAGAAGCTGAAAGTATCATCCGCATGCACAACGGTAGCCTCATAACACTAACAAGACACGGATTTATCTGCGCTAACTCTGGGGTCGACAAAAGTAACGTACCAGGTGGAAGAACTGTCGCTTTGCTACCGAAAGATCCAGACGAATCAGCTAGGCAAATCAGGCAAGAAATAGAAAAAGAAACCGAAAAAACAGTTGCAGTCATCATCTCAGACACTCATGGACGACCCCTCAGAGATGGAGAAATCAACATTGCCATAGGCATTGCTGGACTAATTCCAATTCGTGACAGAAGAGGTGAAAAAGACCTCTTTAATTACGTTTTGAAAGTAAAACGCACTGCTATCGCAGATGAACTTGCTTCTGCCGCAGAACTTGTGATCGGACAAGCAGACGAAGCCATTCCCGTGGCTATCATGAGAGGTTATTCTTACCAAAAGTCCGAAAAGGCAACAGCAAAAGACATGCTTAGACCACTTGAAAAGGAATTTTTCCTCTAA
- a CDS encoding GIY-YIG nuclease family protein: MWSHNCFGCVCSLELCWNIPFSYDGGFLITEAAQNSAKEQRYFLKKLPKKGTYTLIILVSNELKVNVGKLGIETFLPGYYVYTGSALGKGATSLPNRLARNLKTLKKKHWHIDFLLSKKEASIEAIAAVSGKQNSECEINQFIRSQMKAKVLIPKFGASDCKNNCESHLLYVGNKAIKRKICVLFEGKFGEDSTFLDLGE, encoded by the coding sequence ATGTGGAGCCATAATTGTTTTGGTTGTGTTTGTAGCCTTGAACTTTGTTGGAATATTCCTTTTAGCTACGACGGTGGGTTTTTAATCACCGAGGCAGCTCAAAACTCAGCCAAGGAACAGCGATATTTCCTTAAAAAGCTACCCAAGAAAGGAACCTATACGCTGATAATCCTTGTATCAAACGAACTAAAAGTAAATGTAGGAAAACTCGGCATAGAAACGTTCTTGCCAGGATACTACGTTTACACAGGTTCTGCCCTCGGAAAAGGTGCAACTAGTTTGCCAAACAGGCTTGCAAGAAATCTTAAGACTTTGAAAAAGAAACATTGGCACATCGATTTCTTACTCTCCAAAAAAGAGGCTAGCATAGAGGCTATAGCTGCTGTTTCAGGCAAACAGAATTCTGAGTGTGAGATAAATCAATTTATCAGAAGCCAAATGAAGGCAAAGGTTCTAATTCCAAAATTTGGTGCGTCTGATTGCAAAAACAACTGTGAGAGCCATCTTTTGTATGTTGGGAATAAGGCTATTAAGCGCAAAATTTGTGTTTTGTTTGAAGGAAAGTTTGGTGAAGACAGCACTTTTTTAGACCTAGGGGAATAG
- a CDS encoding PaaI family thioesterase, with protein sequence MQSELKKLINLGESSPHYQLLNMKIEEVMKDYTRLSIKIDKRHIQFLKTVHGEVIASLADSVAVWAIYGSNNLKSTLVTIEMKIDFLKPIKSGNSLLRLETSIEALKFL encoded by the coding sequence ATGCAATCTGAACTCAAAAAGTTGATTAACCTTGGCGAAAGCAGCCCTCATTACCAACTTTTGAACATGAAAATCGAAGAAGTGATGAAGGATTATACTCGTCTATCAATAAAAATCGATAAGAGACACATTCAGTTCCTAAAAACAGTTCACGGCGAAGTTATAGCAAGTTTAGCTGATTCAGTAGCGGTGTGGGCAATCTACGGCTCAAATAATCTTAAAAGCACTCTTGTAACCATAGAGATGAAGATTGATTTTTTGAAACCTATAAAATCGGGCAACTCATTGCTGAGGTTAGAAACATCCATAGAGGCTCTAAAATTTTTGTAA
- a CDS encoding CBS domain-containing protein codes for MPKKVKDIMIRDVKTASTEDTVLKAAEVMNRYEIGSIVVTKNGNPVGIITERDILKRVVCKEKDPAKTKTIEVMSKPLVTVKPHVTITRATRKMVKQKVKKLVVINADHLVGVLSLTDLISLLDTQKPIDKLSLKGASKRVKRIFEIYYDPKRQIRKRCPLTMGKGISISCIGSKCMWYVTDKCVFLNLIEKISN; via the coding sequence ATGCCAAAAAAAGTAAAAGACATCATGATTCGAGACGTGAAGACCGCAAGCACAGAGGACACTGTTCTAAAAGCTGCAGAAGTAATGAATCGATACGAAATTGGCTCTATAGTAGTCACTAAAAATGGAAATCCTGTTGGGATTATAACTGAAAGGGACATATTGAAAAGAGTAGTTTGCAAAGAGAAGGACCCAGCAAAAACTAAAACAATCGAAGTTATGTCAAAACCGCTTGTAACGGTAAAACCTCATGTAACAATCACACGCGCCACACGAAAAATGGTCAAGCAGAAGGTCAAAAAATTAGTAGTGATAAACGCTGATCACTTAGTAGGCGTATTAAGCCTCACCGATCTAATATCACTGCTAGACACACAGAAGCCGATAGACAAACTTTCTCTGAAAGGCGCCTCAAAACGCGTGAAAAGAATTTTTGAAATATACTATGATCCTAAAAGACAGATACGCAAAAGATGCCCTCTGACAATGGGTAAGGGAATATCAATTAGCTGTATAGGTTCAAAGTGCATGTGGTACGTCACAGACAAATGTGTGTTCCTGAATTTGATTGAAAAAATCTCTAATTAG
- a CDS encoding secondary thiamine-phosphate synthase enzyme YjbQ, protein MKVFNQTMEFSTKGEIDFIDLTEEVQETVFKSQVKNGIVHVFAPHATGVIVLTEHDWNLLKDIKRMLEKLIPKQTSYSHPSNAHSHLRSMFLPPDKTLPVIDGKLVLGTWQSLLFVETDVHPRRRTVIIQVLGE, encoded by the coding sequence TTGAAAGTTTTTAATCAGACCATGGAGTTCTCTACTAAAGGAGAAATAGACTTCATAGATCTTACAGAAGAAGTTCAGGAAACAGTCTTTAAATCCCAAGTGAAAAATGGTATAGTCCATGTTTTCGCTCCCCACGCAACTGGAGTAATAGTTCTCACGGAGCACGACTGGAATCTACTGAAAGACATCAAAAGAATGTTAGAAAAATTGATTCCAAAGCAAACATCGTATAGCCATCCATCAAACGCCCACTCACACCTTCGCTCCATGTTCCTTCCTCCCGACAAAACGTTACCCGTAATTGATGGAAAACTGGTCCTAGGGACTTGGCAGTCCCTCCTCTTTGTGGAGACCGATGTCCATCCGAGACGAAGAACAGTGATAATTCAAGTGCTCGGAGAATAG
- a CDS encoding methyltransferase domain-containing protein: MESSVMNKQEWFTSLFDELNDYWAEIADARSTEKEVEFIENVVKAEGLVLDLCCGTGRHSVLLRNKGWNIIGLDISPNLLRIAKEKMTEKHVHFPLVRGEMRHLPFRSETFASIINMFTSFGYLPSEKEDMKSLKEIVRTLKQDGPFLMDIVNREYLLQVFQKKDWGEFTHFYMMERRTLDAKGLELHSQWLILDKNTGKSRTFDHNLRLYSFPQLQKMLEKAGLAKEKVYGGYEEQDFQQGSPRLIVLTRRAS, encoded by the coding sequence ATGGAAAGCTCAGTCATGAACAAGCAGGAGTGGTTTACTTCACTTTTTGATGAATTGAATGATTACTGGGCAGAAATAGCAGACGCTCGGTCTACGGAAAAAGAAGTTGAATTCATTGAAAACGTTGTGAAAGCAGAAGGTTTAGTTCTGGATCTTTGTTGTGGCACAGGCCGCCACTCAGTTCTTCTCCGCAATAAAGGATGGAATATAATAGGACTCGACATATCGCCAAATCTTCTTAGAATTGCCAAAGAAAAGATGACGGAAAAACACGTTCACTTTCCACTAGTAAGGGGCGAAATGCGGCATCTGCCATTCCGGTCGGAAACCTTCGCATCTATAATCAACATGTTTACAAGTTTCGGCTACCTGCCCTCAGAAAAAGAAGACATGAAAAGCCTAAAGGAAATTGTAAGAACACTTAAACAAGATGGCCCATTCTTGATGGATATTGTGAATCGCGAATATCTCTTGCAGGTTTTTCAGAAGAAAGATTGGGGAGAATTCACTCATTTTTACATGATGGAAAGACGTACTTTAGACGCTAAAGGGTTGGAACTCCACTCGCAATGGCTTATCTTAGATAAGAACACTGGCAAATCAAGAACATTCGACCATAACCTACGATTATACTCTTTCCCGCAATTGCAAAAAATGTTGGAAAAAGCAGGACTTGCAAAAGAGAAAGTTTATGGAGGCTATGAAGAGCAAGATTTTCAGCAAGGTTCCCCTCGACTGATTGTACTGACAAGAAGGGCAAGTTAA